Part of the Mesoaciditoga lauensis cd-1655R = DSM 25116 genome, ATGTACCAATGTGGTTCATCCCAGAAGATGTAATCTGCTTTTGAAGAAGCGATAGAATCCACCAATTTTTTGAGAAATTCTTTGAATTTTGCCGAATTTAAGCACACGTGGGGTACCTTTTCTCCGTCATTTCTTACTTGCCACACATCTAAGTTGTCCAAAAGGAATTTACTGAACGCTTCTCCGCCAAACACACCTCCAATGGCCCACGGATCGGCCCACACCTCTAAACCCATTTGATGTGCAACGTCAAAAAGTTCTTGCATGGTGTGTTTGTAATAAAAGAAGTCATTTTCACTGAACGTGAAAACGACGTAAGAAGCTCCCATTTCTTTCATCTTCCTCAAATGCTGTTGAGTGCATTCTACATATCTGTTTCCAAAGTAGCTCATTCCCAATTTCATGATATCCGACCGACCTCATCCTTTCTTCAGAAAATCATACATGCTTAAGATTTCAAAATTTCCTTTAACATTTTCCACAATTTTTTCTCTTGATGGAACAAGAGTGAAAAAATTATCACTTAGTACCACGTCTTCATTTGTACGGATCACGACACCGTAAGCCACATTTTCGCATTTGATCTTCAACGAACTTCCGTCTTTTTCATAAGATATCTCTGGATCAGGTAACTTCACATTCCTTAAAGTTCCAAAAAGCTCATGACTCTCAACGCTCTTATCACCATAAGTCAATTTCTCATACACGATGAGATTGGAATAGCCTTCTGAGTTAAATTCAAGAGTATCAAGAGACAACACTGAATCTGGAGCGATACTTATATCTTCGTATCTTTTCTCAAAGAGCTTTCCCTTTTCAAAGGACCATATTTCTATTTCTAAATTCACATTATTTGATCCCAAATCATTTACGATAAAAACATCCATTCCTTTTTCATTTTTCTTAACCATAGGGAGAATTGGAGAATAGAATCTTTTTGTGTAGTAATAAAGTGCCTTTGGCCTTTTAAAGTAATCCAGGGCCGACCAGCTGAACACCGGCCAAGAATCGTTGAACTGCCAATAAAGTGTTCCCGCTGTTCTGTACTTTCTTTTTCTCCAATGCTCAACGCCGGTTTTTATCGCTTCACCTTGATTGATTTGAGAAAGATAAACGATCGAATCAAAGTCATTCACCAATCCGAAATGATTGTGTATGAATTTCATAATTCTTTCTTGGCCCTCAACTTGCTTGTTATGGCTAAGCATAACGTCGCTAAAGATATTCTTATCCTCGTCTTTTGCAAAAAAATCTATCGTCTTTGGATCAGGAGCGGCTTGAAAACCAAATTCACTCACAAATTTTCCGTTGTTGTTTAAATACTCTCCGTAATCAGCCCACATGGACCATACATTCCAAACATGAACATCTCCGGCATCTTGCGCGTTGGGTTTGCTTCCTCCAAATGGACTGGATGGCCAGTATGGTCGTGAAGGATCTTCGTCGGCACATATTTTGGGAAAATCTTGCAAGTACAATCTATTACCCAAAAACTCACCGTTTATTTTGTGGGTGAAATGTTCCCACTCGTCAAATCCCCAATTATTTTCGTTATTTCCACACCAAAGTACTATACTCGGATGATAGCGAAGATTTATCACATTCTCTCGCACCTCTTGATCGGCAAGCTTTCTGAACCACTCTAAGTGATCTGGGTACTCGGCACAGGCAAACATGAAATCTTGCCAGACAAGAATTCCCAGTTCGTCACATTTTGTGTAAAACTCATCATCTTCGAATATTCCTCCACCCCATACTCTGAGCATATTCATGTTTGCATTTAGCGCTAAGGATATCAATTCATCATAATCTGCTTTTTTAAGCCAACTTAAAACGTTATCTGCCGGAATCCAGTCAGCGCCCCTGGCAAACATCCTCTTTCCATTTATTTCAAAGATAAACGTTTCTCCTTCTCCATCGTTTTCTTTAACGATTTTTACCGTGCGGAGCCCTATTTTTTTCCCTTGTGAAGAAATCACTTTACCGTCTTTCAAAAGGTCAAACTTGAAATCATGGAGAACGCTTTTCCCCATTCCTACAGGAAACCAAAGCTCGACATTTTCTTTTACGACGTTTCCATCGAAATGAAACCCAGACGCATCTTTAAAAACCGGAAATCTCCCAATTTTCTCATCATCCATAAATATTTCAACGCTGTAAGAGGAAATCTGTTCTTCATTCACTTCTTCGACGTATCCGCTTACTTTAACAGCGCCGTTCAGGTCTTCAAGATAAGCCGTACACCCTTTGAGCCTTGCGTCAGGATAAGCCTCGATGTAAACATCTCTCCAAATTCCAGAAGCGGCAACACGTGCTCCCCAATCCCATCCATAAGAATATTGTGCCTTTCGGATATATGGTCTTGAGCTTTCTTCATGCGTGCTGGCAAGCCGTCCATTATTTCTTTCAAGAGTGCGAGGCACATTTACAGGAGAATTTATCACAACCTTTAACAAGTTCTCTCCCTTTTTTAGAATGTTGGAAACGTCAAATCTGTATTCCAGGAACATATCTTTCGTTTTCCCAAGATAACGATCGTTTAAGTAAACATTCGAAAGAGTGTCTACACCTTTGAAGACAAGCTTATATTTAAAATTATCAGCTATTTCATCCATCTTGAAAGTTCGCACGTAAGTCCATGATTTACTTTCCAATCTTTCAAAGAGCTTTTCATTTGTTCCCACGTAAGGATGAGGTAAGATGCCAAGATCGACAAGATCTCCCTGTACCGTTCCAGGAACGTTTCCTATGAAATGAAATTCATTTTCGTTGTCTTCTACGTCCCATTGACCGTTTAAATTTATAATCATAGTTTTCCTCTCTCATTCTGCCTCTACAGCATTGTTCTTTATCACGTTCGCATACCATTTAGCGCTGTCTTTGAGAATGCGCTCTTGTGTCTCATAGTCAACGTAAACTATTCCAAAACGCTTTGAGTACCCTTTGGCCCACTCAAAGTTGTCCATCAGCGACCATACAAAATATCCTTTCAAATTCACGC contains:
- a CDS encoding glycoside hydrolase family 2 protein, with translation MIINLNGQWDVEDNENEFHFIGNVPGTVQGDLVDLGILPHPYVGTNEKLFERLESKSWTYVRTFKMDEIADNFKYKLVFKGVDTLSNVYLNDRYLGKTKDMFLEYRFDVSNILKKGENLLKVVINSPVNVPRTLERNNGRLASTHEESSRPYIRKAQYSYGWDWGARVAASGIWRDVYIEAYPDARLKGCTAYLEDLNGAVKVSGYVEEVNEEQISSYSVEIFMDDEKIGRFPVFKDASGFHFDGNVVKENVELWFPVGMGKSVLHDFKFDLLKDGKVISSQGKKIGLRTVKIVKENDGEGETFIFEINGKRMFARGADWIPADNVLSWLKKADYDELISLALNANMNMLRVWGGGIFEDDEFYTKCDELGILVWQDFMFACAEYPDHLEWFRKLADQEVRENVINLRYHPSIVLWCGNNENNWGFDEWEHFTHKINGEFLGNRLYLQDFPKICADEDPSRPYWPSSPFGGSKPNAQDAGDVHVWNVWSMWADYGEYLNNNGKFVSEFGFQAAPDPKTIDFFAKDEDKNIFSDVMLSHNKQVEGQERIMKFIHNHFGLVNDFDSIVYLSQINQGEAIKTGVEHWRKRKYRTAGTLYWQFNDSWPVFSWSALDYFKRPKALYYYTKRFYSPILPMVKKNEKGMDVFIVNDLGSNNVNLEIEIWSFEKGKLFEKRYEDISIAPDSVLSLDTLEFNSEGYSNLIVYEKLTYGDKSVESHELFGTLRNVKLPDPEISYEKDGSSLKIKCENVAYGVVIRTNEDVVLSDNFFTLVPSREKIVENVKGNFEILSMYDFLKKG